A genome region from Tolypothrix sp. PCC 7712 includes the following:
- a CDS encoding arylamine N-acetyltransferase family protein encodes MASIPTEINIDAYFQRIGYEGDRTPTFKTLQAIHLHHTKAIAFENLNSFLKQPVLLDIASLQQKLIHENRGGYCFEQNLLLRSVLISLGFQVKNLAARVIWNLPEGTITPRSHMLLLVTIDTEQYIVDVGFGGLTLTVPLSFTPDIEQSTTHEPFRLLMVDQTYTMQAYINQEWTSLYRFDLQEQHLPDYQVSNWYVSTHPNSIFVTGLIAARPDVDCRYALRNHQLTIHYLDGRKKQRLLTTVKDLRTVLEDIFLLQLPAIAGIDDALQRLTEQPN; translated from the coding sequence ATGGCCAGCATACCCACTGAAATTAATATTGATGCCTATTTTCAGCGGATTGGCTATGAAGGCGATCGCACTCCCACATTTAAGACTTTACAGGCAATTCACTTACATCATACAAAAGCGATCGCCTTTGAAAACCTCAATTCGTTTCTCAAACAGCCTGTACTTCTGGATATAGCATCCCTACAGCAAAAGCTAATCCACGAAAATCGCGGTGGCTATTGTTTCGAGCAAAATTTATTACTGCGCTCAGTTTTAATATCTCTCGGCTTTCAGGTAAAGAATTTAGCAGCAAGAGTGATTTGGAACCTTCCAGAAGGGACTATCACACCTCGCAGTCATATGTTGCTTTTAGTAACTATTGATACTGAGCAATATATTGTAGATGTGGGATTTGGAGGGTTAACGCTCACTGTACCGCTGTCTTTTACACCAGATATTGAGCAGAGTACAACACATGAACCGTTTCGATTACTCATGGTTGACCAAACTTATACCATGCAAGCATACATCAATCAGGAGTGGACATCACTGTACCGTTTCGATTTGCAAGAGCAACACCTACCCGATTATCAGGTAAGTAATTGGTATGTTTCCACACACCCCAATTCCATCTTTGTTACAGGACTAATTGCAGCTAGGCCTGATGTAGATTGTCGTTATGCACTGCGAAACCACCAACTAACAATACATTATTTAGATGGTCGCAAAAAACAGCGTCTACTGACTACTGTAAAAGACTTGCGTACTGTTCTGGAAGATATATTTCTTTTACAGTTACCTGCGATCGCAGGTATTGACGATGCTTTACAACGACTAACAGAGCAACCCAATTGA
- a CDS encoding L-histidine N(alpha)-methyltransferase translates to MVKNFSSNSQFFTDKSSLSSRIVEPNSKFYSIFSKQEVLELIQALEIRREIPLKYSYKGRGAKIWNNYYQKYITPQWYRTSNVEIDLLNKNFEYVNGSYQHCTQVNIIDVGAGNSYPAKKLISRLAKLNKINQYIALDISSELLEVSKANFTKWFPFIKFDSATVDIETSAIPLELCQSSTSQEDIANIFLHLGVTIGNHQDRIRALQNFRKSMSKNDLLVFTNEIGSNSQWDGKARGGCKYHVEELYAWIKNKVGIKAEDCELVRKYDVKTDSVTANIKFNRNYTVTFNELGIDKNFAVFKDEEITIWRHHKYEMPELIQELEEAGLQLVHSSCNKYFSHIMVICQVAKN, encoded by the coding sequence ATGGTTAAAAATTTTTCTAGTAATTCACAATTTTTTACCGATAAATCTAGTCTGAGCAGCCGGATCGTAGAACCAAATTCTAAGTTTTACTCTATCTTCTCTAAACAAGAAGTTTTAGAGTTAATTCAGGCATTAGAGATTAGAAGAGAAATCCCTTTAAAGTATTCCTATAAAGGTAGAGGTGCAAAAATTTGGAATAATTATTATCAAAAATATATTACTCCTCAATGGTATCGCACCTCCAATGTAGAAATTGATTTATTAAATAAAAACTTTGAGTATGTTAATGGTAGTTATCAACATTGTACTCAAGTCAATATTATAGATGTTGGCGCAGGTAATTCTTACCCTGCCAAAAAATTAATTTCTCGGCTTGCTAAATTAAATAAAATTAATCAATATATTGCTTTGGATATTAGTAGTGAACTTTTAGAAGTATCAAAAGCCAACTTTACTAAATGGTTTCCTTTCATCAAATTTGACAGTGCCACAGTTGATATAGAAACTAGTGCCATTCCTCTAGAACTTTGCCAAAGCTCAACTTCTCAGGAAGATATAGCCAATATATTTTTACATCTAGGTGTGACTATCGGCAATCATCAAGATAGGATTAGGGCACTACAAAACTTCAGAAAGAGCATGAGTAAAAATGATTTACTTGTGTTCACTAACGAAATTGGCTCTAACTCGCAATGGGATGGTAAAGCTCGAGGAGGGTGTAAATATCATGTGGAAGAGCTATATGCATGGATTAAAAACAAGGTAGGAATTAAGGCAGAAGATTGCGAACTTGTCAGAAAATATGATGTAAAAACAGATAGTGTAACTGCCAATATAAAATTTAATCGCAATTACACTGTAACTTTTAACGAATTGGGCATAGATAAAAATTTTGCAGTTTTCAAAGATGAAGAAATTACAATTTGGCGACATCACAAGTATGAAATGCCTGAACTTATTCAAGAACTAGAAGAGGCTGGATTACAACTAGTTCACTCTAGCTGTAATAAATATTTTTCACATATTATGGTGATTTGTCAGGTTGCTAAGAATTAG
- a CDS encoding photosystem II protein, Psb35-related, with protein sequence MTILIALLVVGWVAASVVGSLAYFLGEQSKPIHERNWRSDAFERLSKSITGKEIDYSERTPAYAMDAYASRNLPL encoded by the coding sequence ATGACTATCTTAATTGCATTATTGGTTGTGGGTTGGGTAGCAGCTTCGGTTGTAGGCTCTCTAGCTTATTTCTTGGGAGAACAAAGCAAGCCTATCCACGAGCGTAACTGGCGTTCTGATGCCTTTGAAAGATTGTCAAAGTCGATCACAGGTAAAGAAATAGACTATAGTGAACGCACTCCTGCCTATGCAATGGATGCCTATGCTAGCCGCAATCTGCCTTTATAA
- a CDS encoding late competence development ComFB family protein has product MRSFFDDSAIDSSIQPSKRHIFIKNSRNVMEVLVVAEVETQIQALPAKTARYINPSEVTAYALNRLPAFYATSKRGWQRQLHRGKTEFHQKISTAVRQGIIAVQQDPLRAEDFLDFQEENPAQATLQALQVLLQEPDLSWDNLADVVEKTLMNTLRGKITWRKPAGLDNEIFDWEKHPHNQRG; this is encoded by the coding sequence ATGAGGAGTTTCTTTGATGATTCTGCAATTGATTCGTCAATTCAGCCATCTAAACGACATATTTTTATCAAAAACTCACGCAATGTGATGGAAGTGCTAGTGGTAGCAGAGGTTGAGACTCAAATTCAAGCTTTACCTGCTAAAACTGCTAGATATATCAACCCATCTGAGGTGACAGCTTATGCATTAAATCGTTTGCCTGCATTTTATGCCACTAGCAAGAGAGGTTGGCAAAGGCAATTACATCGCGGCAAAACAGAATTTCATCAGAAGATTTCCACGGCTGTACGTCAGGGAATTATCGCTGTACAACAAGATCCTCTACGTGCAGAGGATTTTCTGGATTTTCAAGAAGAAAATCCAGCACAGGCTACTTTACAAGCACTGCAAGTTTTGCTTCAAGAACCAGATTTATCTTGGGATAACTTAGCTGATGTAGTTGAAAAAACATTAATGAATACATTGCGAGGTAAGATTACCTGGCGTAAACCTGCTGGTTTAGATAATGAAATCTTTGATTGGGAAAAACATCCGCATAATCAAAGAGGATAA
- a CDS encoding CHAT domain-containing protein: protein MHINIYLLLGHKYWKKLHNRVIVIILGILLGLLLTLLPVAAHNYSQPLIGQRLSNVVQQEQQGRQYYEAGQFGEAIKIWQQVLQIYQAQKDELNQARVLNNLSLSYQQLGQWLEAKQAISSSLKLLDVKSDRTKENLNVLAQALNTQGSLELAIGKSETALATWQQATATYTKADNEIGVIRSLINQSQALKNLGLYRRALSILTQVNDILQKQPDSAIKTAGLRSLGSSLRLVGNLTQAQQVLQQSLAIAKKLQSPLDISAALIDLGNVARANQDADSALGFYQQASAIAPSPILKMRSQLNQLSILIEQKKWTLAQTLWSQIQPQLANLPPSRASIYAQLNLAQSLIRLQQADLPDAPTMESIGKLLANNLQQAKTLGDKQAEAYVLGKLGRLYEQTQQWQIAQELTQQALVLAQAINTPEIAYRWQWQLGRLLKKQGDETGAIAAYTEAVNTLHSLRTDLVAIDPDVQFSFRESVEPVYRELVSLLLKPGNSQSSQNTLIPARQLIESLHSQPSQKDIIQARQVIESLQLAELDDFLREACLDKKYAQIDQLDPQAAIIYPIILADRLEVILSLPKQPLQNYATVLPEEELETIVEKFRKKLVIRSKQDFLPLSKQLYDWLIRPVEAELVKSGIKTLVFVPDGVFRNVPLAALHDGKQFVIEKYSVALTPSLQLLPPKRLQKRNFKVLGAGLTEARQGFSPLEYVEEELKKIKSEVPSTVLLNEEFTSKNLKTYLKSTFFPIVHIATHGKFSSKAIETFILAWDEQIKINELDNLLQIPEQQKQESVELLVLSACETATGDKRAALGLAGIAVRAGANSTLATLWAVNDEATANLMRYFYKYLSNTQEGKAEALRRSQLALLKDPQYEHPVYWAPYILVGNWL, encoded by the coding sequence ATGCACATTAATATATATTTATTGCTTGGTCATAAATATTGGAAAAAATTACATAATCGTGTAATTGTCATCATCCTTGGTATATTGTTAGGGCTATTGTTAACTCTATTACCTGTTGCTGCTCATAATTATTCACAGCCATTGATAGGGCAAAGATTATCAAATGTAGTACAACAAGAACAACAAGGTAGACAATATTACGAAGCTGGGCAGTTTGGGGAAGCCATCAAAATTTGGCAGCAAGTTTTACAAATCTACCAGGCGCAAAAAGATGAACTAAACCAAGCTAGAGTTCTCAATAACCTCTCATTGAGTTATCAACAATTAGGGCAGTGGTTGGAAGCTAAACAAGCAATTTCTAGTAGCCTGAAATTGTTAGATGTAAAAAGCGATCGCACTAAAGAAAATTTAAATGTCCTCGCTCAAGCTTTAAATACTCAAGGAAGTTTAGAGTTAGCAATTGGCAAGTCCGAAACGGCGCTAGCAACTTGGCAACAAGCAACTGCTACCTATACCAAGGCAGATAATGAGATAGGAGTAATTCGGAGTTTAATTAACCAATCTCAAGCTTTGAAGAATTTAGGCTTATATCGTCGCGCCTTATCAATCCTGACTCAAGTAAACGACATCCTCCAGAAGCAACCTGATTCTGCAATCAAAACGGCTGGATTACGTAGCTTGGGTTCTAGCCTACGTTTAGTCGGGAATTTGACACAAGCACAGCAGGTTTTACAACAAAGCCTAGCGATCGCAAAAAAATTACAGTCTCCTTTAGATATTAGTGCGGCGTTAATCGATTTGGGAAATGTTGCCCGGGCAAACCAAGATGCCGACTCAGCTTTGGGTTTCTATCAACAGGCGAGTGCGATCGCACCCTCGCCAATTCTCAAAATGCGATCGCAGTTGAATCAACTGAGCATTTTAATTGAGCAGAAAAAATGGACTTTGGCTCAAACTCTCTGGAGTCAAATTCAACCACAACTAGCTAATTTACCTCCCAGTCGTGCGTCGATTTATGCTCAACTGAACTTAGCCCAGAGTTTAATTCGCCTCCAACAGGCAGATCTTCCAGATGCTCCCACAATGGAAAGCATTGGTAAATTGCTGGCAAATAATCTGCAACAAGCAAAAACTTTGGGAGATAAACAAGCAGAAGCTTACGTATTAGGTAAACTGGGTAGACTTTACGAACAAACTCAGCAATGGCAAATTGCTCAAGAACTTACCCAACAAGCACTTGTACTCGCCCAAGCTATTAATACACCAGAAATTGCCTACCGTTGGCAATGGCAATTAGGGCGACTTTTGAAAAAACAAGGAGATGAAACTGGAGCGATCGCAGCCTACACTGAGGCTGTAAATACTCTCCACTCTTTACGAACCGATTTGGTGGCGATTGATCCAGATGTGCAATTTAGTTTTCGGGAAAGTGTAGAGCCAGTCTACCGAGAACTAGTCAGCTTACTTCTCAAACCAGGAAACTCTCAATCTAGTCAAAACACTCTCATTCCAGCTCGTCAATTGATTGAGTCTTTACACTCTCAACCTAGTCAAAAAGATATCATTCAAGCGCGTCAAGTGATTGAGTCTTTACAGTTGGCAGAACTCGATGACTTTCTGCGCGAAGCTTGTTTAGATAAAAAATACGCTCAAATCGATCAGTTAGATCCCCAAGCTGCAATCATCTATCCGATTATTTTGGCAGATAGATTAGAAGTGATTCTCAGCTTGCCAAAACAGCCACTACAAAACTATGCCACTGTTTTGCCGGAGGAGGAGCTGGAAACTATTGTAGAAAAATTCCGGAAAAAATTAGTTATTCGTTCTAAGCAAGACTTTCTACCATTATCTAAACAACTATATGATTGGTTGATTCGTCCAGTAGAAGCCGAACTAGTCAAAAGCGGCATTAAAACTTTAGTTTTTGTTCCAGATGGTGTTTTCCGAAATGTACCCTTAGCTGCTTTGCATGACGGGAAGCAATTTGTTATTGAAAAATATAGTGTTGCTTTAACACCAAGTTTACAATTACTACCTCCCAAGCGGTTGCAAAAGCGCAACTTTAAAGTACTGGGTGCTGGATTAACTGAGGCTAGACAAGGCTTTTCTCCCTTAGAGTATGTGGAAGAAGAATTAAAGAAAATCAAATCCGAAGTACCCAGCACAGTGCTGTTAAATGAGGAGTTCACTAGCAAAAATCTCAAAACCTATTTAAAATCCACTTTCTTTCCCATTGTTCATATTGCCACCCACGGTAAATTTAGCTCAAAGGCAATAGAAACCTTTATTTTGGCTTGGGATGAACAAATCAAAATTAATGAATTAGATAATTTACTCCAGATACCCGAACAGCAAAAGCAAGAATCTGTAGAACTGTTGGTTCTCAGTGCTTGCGAAACCGCAACAGGCGATAAGCGTGCAGCATTAGGTTTAGCAGGAATAGCAGTTAGAGCCGGAGCTAACAGCACTTTAGCAACATTATGGGCTGTTAACGATGAAGCCACAGCCAATTTAATGCGTTATTTCTACAAGTATCTGAGCAACACCCAAGAAGGGAAAGCCGAAGCCTTACGTCGTTCTCAGCTAGCCCTTTTAAAAGATCCGCAATATGAGCATCCAGTCTATTGGGCACCGTATATTTTAGTAGGTAACTGGCTTTAG
- a CDS encoding GTPase family protein, with amino-acid sequence MTEQRDADSLSADSQQLSESNSTESQNLPTAQPADDSWKNRITDVWRKATPRLDKLLPVDDLAQKVVQWFSVSETQIAEILETVRAELPTTEALLIGKPQAGKSSIVRGLTGVSAEIVGQGFRPHTQHTERYAYPSDDLPLLVFTDTVGLGDVTQDTQAIIRELIGDLEQSSRSARVLILTVKINDFATDTLRQIAQDLRQQYPDIPCLLAVTCLHEVYPPEIADHPDYPPNYEEINRAFAAIQEDFAKVCDRSVLIDFTLEEDGYNPVFYGLEALRDNLAELLPEAEAKAIYQLLDREEAGKQLGNLYRDTGRRYILPFAIMAATLAAVPLPFATMPVLTALQVSMVTALGNLYGQTLTPSQAGGVVSAIAGGFLAQAIARELIKFIPGFGSVIAASWAAAYTWSLGETACVYFGDLMGGKKPDPKKIQSVMQEAFKAAQERFKGIKR; translated from the coding sequence ATGACTGAGCAACGTGATGCTGATTCATTGTCAGCAGATTCTCAGCAGTTAAGTGAAAGCAATAGCACAGAGTCGCAAAATCTACCTACGGCGCAACCTGCTGATGATTCGTGGAAAAACCGGATTACTGATGTTTGGCGCAAAGCAACACCGCGCCTAGATAAGCTATTACCTGTAGATGATTTAGCACAGAAAGTTGTGCAATGGTTTAGTGTTAGCGAAACCCAAATTGCTGAAATTTTGGAGACAGTTCGCGCTGAACTGCCAACTACGGAAGCTTTGTTAATTGGTAAACCCCAAGCTGGTAAAAGTTCGATAGTGCGGGGTTTGACAGGGGTTTCTGCGGAAATCGTTGGGCAAGGATTTCGCCCCCACACCCAACATACAGAGCGTTACGCCTATCCTTCCGATGATTTACCATTGCTAGTTTTCACGGATACGGTAGGGCTGGGAGATGTCACACAAGATACTCAAGCAATTATTCGCGAATTGATTGGCGATTTAGAACAATCCAGCCGCAGCGCCAGAGTTTTGATTCTGACGGTGAAAATTAACGATTTTGCTACGGATACATTACGTCAAATTGCCCAAGATTTGCGTCAGCAGTATCCAGATATTCCTTGTTTGTTAGCGGTTACCTGCTTACATGAGGTTTATCCGCCGGAAATCGCCGATCATCCAGATTACCCGCCAAACTATGAGGAAATTAATCGCGCCTTTGCAGCCATTCAAGAGGATTTTGCGAAAGTCTGTGACAGATCTGTCCTTATAGACTTTACTTTAGAAGAAGACGGTTACAACCCTGTATTCTATGGCTTAGAAGCTTTGCGAGATAACTTAGCCGAACTACTTCCCGAAGCCGAAGCCAAAGCAATTTATCAATTATTGGATCGAGAAGAGGCTGGTAAGCAACTAGGAAATCTTTACCGTGATACAGGACGACGTTACATTTTACCCTTTGCAATTATGGCAGCAACACTTGCAGCCGTACCACTACCATTTGCAACTATGCCCGTGCTGACTGCGTTACAAGTATCTATGGTAACTGCTTTAGGTAACTTATACGGGCAAACTTTAACCCCATCTCAAGCAGGGGGAGTTGTAAGTGCGATCGCAGGAGGTTTTCTCGCCCAAGCCATAGCCAGAGAACTGATCAAATTTATTCCCGGTTTCGGTAGCGTGATTGCTGCATCCTGGGCTGCTGCATACACTTGGTCACTTGGCGAAACAGCCTGTGTATACTTTGGTGACTTAATGGGTGGTAAAAAACCCGATCCAAAGAAGATTCAATCTGTAATGCAAGAAGCTTTCAAAGCAGCACAAGAAAGGTTTAAGGGTATTAAGCGTTAG